CCGACAACTTCTCCACCGGCTTTTGACACGAGCCTCACAGCCGCCGCGGCCGTCCCACCCGTCGCTAAGAGATCGTCGACAATTAGGATTCGTTGGCCTCTTGAAACGGCGTCCCTATGAATCTCAACAGCATCCTGCCCGTACTCCAGCTCATAGGACTCTTGGTAGACTTCAGCGGGTAACTTCCCCTTCTTCCGAATGAGAATAAAAGGCAGCCCCTGCTCAAGAGCCATCCCGGCGCCGAAGATAAAGCCACGGGATTCAATCCCGGCAATGGCATCGACACCCTTATCGAGAAAAGGATCCCAAAGGGCCGTAACAGCATCTTCAAAAGATTGGGGTTGTAAGAGTATCGGGGTGATGTCCCGAAAGAGAATTCCCTTCTTTGGAAAATCAGGGATTGATCGAATCGTCTGACGCAGGTTTTCCACCACGGGGTTTTGCATGGGCAGACCTTCCTCTCATGCGAGGCATTTCTCCGGATGAACGGGGATCTTTAAAGCCTCCGTTCCATCCTCGGCTGTCCGGCCGGCCCGAAACCGGCTTAGCCGGCCGGTGGAGCGAATCTCTTCCGTGAAGCAACGTTCGGGACTGCTCTATCCAGCCTATGTTTGCCCATACAACCGGGTTGTGCAAGGACCCATCCGCGCAATTGCCTCAGCGCCCGCTTCTCCATCTGGCGGATGCCCTCGCGGCTCCGTCCCATGCGTCGCCCAATCTCTGCGAGTGATTGGGGATGTCCATCCAGAAATCCATAGCGCGCCCGCAGAATGATTTCCTCTGTGGGTGGCAGCGCCCGAAGCCAGCCATCCAGCTCCGCCTTCTGAAGATGCCCCTCCAAAACGACCTCGAGATTCTCAGGAGAGGGAAACCGGTTGATCACACTCTCCCCCTTCTCATCTCCGGAGATCGCCGTATCCAGGGAGATCGACCCTTCCCGTAATGCCTGCAGGCGGCGGACCTTGGCCGGGGTGATTCGAAGACCCCGCGCAAGTTCTTCTTCGCTGGGAAACCGCCCCAGTTCCTGCGTCAAGCGCCTTTCCGCCTCCAAAAGCCTGTAGAGACGGCGGAGGAAATCCATGGGAAACCGCACCGTGCGCCCCAGGTTGGCCACGGCTTGGGCAAAGGCCTGCCGGATCCACCAGGAACCGTAGGTACTGAACCGGAAGCCGCGTTCAGGATCAAAACGTTCGACAGCCTGGATCAGCCCAAGATTCCCCTCTTCGACAAGATCTTCGAAGGAGACGCCGCGTCCCATATAACGGCGCGCCAGGAAAACAACCAGGCGGAGATTCGACTTGATCATCTCTTGTCTGGATGTGGTGCATCCTCTTCGGCTGGATCGCATGAGTTCCCTCTCTTGACTCGCCGAGAGGGGCGGATGCTTGGATAAGGCTCGAAGGTAAAGTTGAAACCCCGAGGGAAACGAATCCCTATTTTCGCCGACCAGGCAGGAATCGGATTCCTTTCGGGAACGGCGTCGCTCCCTTTGGGGTTCTACAATAGGAATCTTCAGATCGCTAACCAACTGCAGAAACAGATCCAGCTCATCGGGATCGATCGAACGCTTTTCCAGGGTTTCCTCCAGGTCCGCAGCTTGGATGCTGCCCTGGTCGAAACCCCTGCGCAGAAGTCCTCCCATCGCATTGGGTACTGAAAAACCCCCAGGCATATTTCACCTCCTGGGGGGGGACCTTTGGTTAATCACTGTTGAGGCAGGCGTATGGTCGGGGCGAGAGGATTTGAACCTCCGACTCCCTAGTCCCGAACCAGGTGCGCTACCGGACTGCGCTACGCCCCGACCTTCTTTACTACTTACCTTATCGACATTCTATCAATCTTTCGCCACCAATGCAAAGAACA
This portion of the Candidatus Eisenbacteria bacterium genome encodes:
- a CDS encoding adenine phosphoribosyltransferase; amino-acid sequence: MQNPVVENLRQTIRSIPDFPKKGILFRDITPILLQPQSFEDAVTALWDPFLDKGVDAIAGIESRGFIFGAGMALEQGLPFILIRKKGKLPAEVYQESYELEYGQDAVEIHRDAVSRGQRILIVDDLLATGGTAAAAVRLVSKAGGEVVGCTFLVELAGLNGRRLLEAQTVTSVLCYEGV
- a CDS encoding RNA polymerase sigma factor RpoD/SigA, whose translation is MPGGFSVPNAMGGLLRRGFDQGSIQAADLEETLEKRSIDPDELDLFLQLVSDLKIPIVEPQRERRRSRKESDSCLVGENRDSFPSGFQLYLRALSKHPPLSASQERELMRSSRRGCTTSRQEMIKSNLRLVVFLARRYMGRGVSFEDLVEEGNLGLIQAVERFDPERGFRFSTYGSWWIRQAFAQAVANLGRTVRFPMDFLRRLYRLLEAERRLTQELGRFPSEEELARGLRITPAKVRRLQALREGSISLDTAISGDEKGESVINRFPSPENLEVVLEGHLQKAELDGWLRALPPTEEIILRARYGFLDGHPQSLAEIGRRMGRSREGIRQMEKRALRQLRGWVLAQPGCMGKHRLDRAVPNVASRKRFAPPAG